A section of the Leminorella richardii genome encodes:
- the apbC gene encoding iron-sulfur cluster carrier protein ApbC, producing MSEQSQNASTSDALNQLVTKRLAAFTHPTLKKSVIELKALHHCALLDNVLHIELHMPFAWHSGFEALKTAETEALLSETGAQSVEWKLVCNIVTLKRANDQAGVKGVKNVIAVSSGKGGVGKSSTAVNLALALAAEGAKVGILDADIYGPSIPTMLGTANERPTSPDGEHMAPIAAHGLATNSIGYLVEDGNAMVWRGPMASKALLQLLQDTLWPDLDYLVIDMPPGTGDIQLTLSQNIPVTGAVIVTTPQDVALVDAMKGLVMFEKVHVPVLGIIENMSIHVCSQCGHQEAIFGTGGAEKLIAKHGSQLLGQLPLHINIREDLDRGEPTVIADPESENSQLYRQLAARVAAELYWQGQAIPSEINIRTMM from the coding sequence ATGAGTGAACAATCCCAGAATGCGTCAACGTCAGACGCGTTAAACCAGCTTGTGACCAAACGGCTTGCCGCATTTACCCACCCCACGTTGAAAAAAAGCGTGATTGAACTTAAGGCGCTGCACCACTGTGCACTGCTGGATAACGTGTTGCACATCGAGCTGCATATGCCTTTTGCCTGGCACAGCGGCTTTGAGGCGCTGAAGACCGCGGAGACCGAAGCGCTTTTGAGCGAAACGGGAGCCCAGTCTGTCGAGTGGAAGCTGGTTTGTAACATCGTCACACTCAAGCGGGCGAACGATCAGGCGGGCGTTAAGGGCGTTAAAAACGTGATTGCCGTTAGTTCCGGTAAGGGCGGCGTGGGCAAATCCAGCACGGCGGTTAATCTGGCGCTGGCGCTAGCGGCTGAAGGAGCAAAAGTCGGGATTCTTGACGCCGATATTTACGGCCCTTCAATACCGACTATGCTCGGCACGGCGAACGAGCGCCCGACCTCGCCAGACGGCGAACACATGGCGCCGATTGCGGCACACGGACTTGCGACGAATTCTATTGGCTATTTGGTAGAAGACGGCAATGCAATGGTGTGGCGTGGCCCGATGGCCAGCAAGGCGCTGCTGCAACTCCTTCAGGACACTCTGTGGCCCGATCTCGACTATTTGGTCATCGACATGCCTCCGGGAACCGGCGACATCCAGCTGACGCTGTCACAGAATATTCCGGTTACCGGTGCCGTTATTGTGACCACGCCTCAGGACGTAGCGCTGGTTGACGCCATGAAAGGTCTAGTGATGTTTGAGAAAGTGCATGTGCCTGTGCTGGGCATTATCGAGAACATGAGTATTCACGTGTGTAGCCAGTGTGGGCATCAGGAAGCCATCTTTGGCACCGGCGGTGCGGAAAAGCTGATTGCGAAACACGGCAGCCAGCTGTTAGGGCAGCTCCCTCTTCATATCAATATTCGTGAAGATCTGGATCGGGGTGAGCCTACTGTGATTGCCGATCCTGAAAGCGAGAACAGCCAGCTGTATCGCCAGCTGGCCGCCAGAGTAGCCGCTGAGCTTTACTGGCAAGGTCAGGCGATCCCTTCAGAAATTAATATCAGAACGATGATGTAG
- the dcd gene encoding dCTP deaminase, with the protein MRLCDRDIEACLDSGKLSITPRPPVARINGATVDVRLGNQFRVFSGHTAAYIDLSGPKEEVSAALERVMSDEINLTEDEPFFLHPGELALAVTLESVSLPDDLVGWLDGRSSLARLGLMVHVTAHRIDPGWQGKIVLEFYNSGKLPLALRPGMVIGALSFEPLSGPAARPYHRREDAKYKDQQGAVASRIDKD; encoded by the coding sequence ATGAGATTATGCGATCGGGATATTGAAGCCTGCTTAGACAGCGGCAAGTTAAGTATTACACCGCGCCCTCCCGTCGCGCGAATCAACGGCGCTACGGTTGATGTTCGGCTGGGAAATCAGTTTCGCGTCTTTAGCGGGCACACGGCGGCCTACATCGATCTCAGCGGGCCGAAAGAAGAAGTTTCCGCCGCTCTTGAACGCGTGATGAGCGACGAGATCAATCTGACTGAAGATGAACCGTTTTTTCTGCATCCGGGGGAACTGGCTCTGGCGGTTACGCTGGAGTCCGTTTCTCTGCCTGACGACCTGGTGGGGTGGCTGGACGGACGCTCTTCCTTGGCAAGACTAGGACTGATGGTGCACGTTACCGCTCACCGTATCGATCCGGGCTGGCAGGGGAAAATTGTTTTAGAATTCTATAATTCAGGTAAGCTTCCGCTGGCGTTGCGCCCGGGAATGGTGATTGGCGCCCTAAGCTTTGAGCCGCTGAGCGGCCCGGCAGCCCGCCCTTATCACCGCAGGGAAGATGCAAAATATAAAGACCAGCAGGGTGCGGTAGCCAGTCGTATAGATAAAGACTAG
- the asmA gene encoding outer membrane assembly protein AsmA, translated as MWPQLSILAGQMSLTAPGASSPVVSAENMRLDVELMPLLSHQLVVKNVTLKGGSIQLLPQTQPQGASSAPIAPPDATQGKGIPENGDSSAKWALELNKVNVSDSILVWQRRENDTVTVRDMNLVLVRTDERTAKVNTSARINRDQRELGFSLEGGLDFTRFPQSLSVNVSKLDYQLQGAGLLPGGVKGEATFEAVYQRAPESVQVSPLSLTVNDSLITADVSATLGDIPHYTLNAKSERLDLDTLLLNPSKGSVEASAQSIETPRPVTSSANGLSDTLDLAFLKDFNATLALTADDLTYRKIPMRNAVIKATNQQGVMTIESASAKAFSGNFSVSGVVDATKAQPTVAIKPQIERIQLGELLKTMDYPQTMTGQLTMQGSFNSVGSELTSLEKGWRGSAHLAVDGARLHGLNIQQLIQQAVTRNNRDVKGMDNYERYTEVQRLVVDTVLNQGQVRVTRMNGASELLTVAGTGVLNLPMQSCDMNLNIRVTKGWGGKSELVNILQNTTVPLRIYGPWSKLNYQLHTDQILRDKLKEQLGQALDKWIDKNKNKQEGKDAKKLLQKLL; from the coding sequence GTGTGGCCTCAGCTCAGCATTCTCGCCGGTCAGATGTCGCTGACTGCGCCAGGCGCCAGCTCCCCTGTAGTGAGCGCGGAGAATATGCGCTTGGACGTTGAACTGATGCCGCTGCTTTCCCATCAACTAGTGGTAAAAAACGTCACGCTGAAGGGCGGCTCTATCCAGCTTTTACCGCAAACTCAACCCCAGGGTGCCAGCAGTGCACCGATAGCTCCACCCGACGCTACTCAGGGCAAGGGCATTCCAGAGAATGGCGACTCAAGCGCTAAATGGGCGCTGGAACTCAATAAGGTGAACGTTTCAGACAGTATTTTAGTCTGGCAGCGTCGTGAAAATGACACCGTCACAGTGCGCGATATGAATTTGGTGCTGGTTCGTACCGATGAAAGAACAGCAAAGGTAAATACCAGTGCAAGAATCAATCGGGATCAGCGTGAGCTGGGTTTTTCGCTAGAGGGCGGCCTTGATTTTACGCGTTTCCCTCAGTCGCTGTCTGTGAATGTCAGCAAGCTTGACTACCAGCTTCAAGGAGCAGGTCTGCTTCCTGGGGGCGTTAAGGGTGAAGCGACGTTTGAAGCGGTGTATCAGCGAGCGCCTGAGTCTGTTCAGGTTTCTCCGCTGTCCCTAACGGTTAACGATAGCCTGATTACTGCTGACGTTTCCGCGACGCTGGGAGATATCCCTCACTATACGCTTAATGCCAAATCTGAACGTCTGGATTTGGATACGCTATTGCTGAATCCATCAAAGGGTAGTGTAGAGGCTTCGGCGCAAAGTATTGAAACACCGCGCCCGGTGACTTCTTCAGCTAATGGGCTGTCTGACACCCTCGATCTTGCATTCTTGAAAGATTTTAACGCCACACTGGCGCTGACTGCTGACGATTTGACGTACCGTAAGATACCAATGCGCAATGCGGTCATAAAAGCCACAAATCAGCAGGGTGTGATGACAATTGAGAGTGCATCAGCGAAAGCGTTTAGCGGCAATTTTAGTGTAAGCGGCGTGGTGGATGCCACAAAGGCCCAGCCAACAGTAGCCATAAAGCCCCAGATTGAGAGAATTCAGCTAGGCGAGCTGTTAAAAACGATGGACTATCCGCAAACAATGACTGGGCAGTTGACAATGCAGGGTTCATTTAACAGTGTTGGTAGCGAGTTGACGAGCCTAGAGAAAGGGTGGCGCGGCAGTGCCCATCTGGCTGTTGACGGTGCGCGTCTGCACGGTCTAAACATTCAGCAGCTGATTCAGCAGGCTGTAACGAGAAATAACCGAGACGTTAAGGGAATGGACAACTATGAGCGCTATACTGAGGTTCAGCGCCTAGTCGTGGATACTGTTCTCAATCAGGGGCAGGTTAGGGTAACGCGGATGAACGGCGCTTCGGAGCTGCTGACGGTTGCCGGTACCGGCGTGCTGAACTTGCCTATGCAGAGCTGCGATATGAATTTGAATATTCGCGTTACTAAAGGCTGGGGCGGTAAGTCAGAACTGGTCAATATCCTGCAGAATACGACGGTTCCGCTGCGCATCTACGGGCCTTGGAGCAAACTGAACTATCAGCTTCACACTGACCAGATCCTGCGCGATAAGTTAAAAGAGCAGTTGGGGCAGGCGCTCGATAAGTGGATTGATAAAAACAAGAATAAGCAGGAAGGTAAGGACGCGAAGAAGCTGTTGCAAAAGCTGTTATAG
- a CDS encoding TerC family protein → MEWIADPTIWAGLATLVVLEIVLGIDNLVFIAILADKLPKHQRDRARVIGLGLALVMRLILLASISWLSTLTTPLFRVFDHAFSGRDLIMLIGGVFLLFKATMELNEQLEGKDHEDTSTQKGAKFWAVVTQIVVLDAVFSLDSVITAVGMVDHLAVMMIAVCIAMGLMLMASKPLTRFVNAHPTIVILCLSFLLMIGFSLVADGLGFHIPKGYLYAAIGFSILIEVFNQLSIANRRKYLSSSRPLRQRTAEAVLRMLSGKHEDAELDSHSAGLISDSHKGDSDEIFNRQERHMIERVLGLAQRSVGSIMTSRHDIEDLDLSEPEEVIRQTLHRNQHTRLVVTEDGAADEPLGVIHVNDLLKQQLSQPSLDIRSLIKQPLIFPETVSLLMALEQFRQAQTHFAFVVDEFGSVEGIVTLTDVMETIAGNLPVDGENLDARHDIQHEADGSWIANGYMPLEDLAIYIPIDVEEKRDYHTIAGLLMEHAQRIPEVGEQIKIGDWIYEPLEVSSHRIQKVRITSLIPPEQDEE, encoded by the coding sequence ATGGAATGGATCGCTGATCCAACTATCTGGGCTGGCCTAGCAACGCTGGTCGTCCTTGAAATCGTTCTTGGTATTGATAATCTGGTTTTCATCGCCATTCTGGCGGACAAACTTCCCAAACACCAGCGCGACCGCGCCCGGGTCATTGGACTAGGGCTGGCGCTCGTTATGCGCCTGATTCTTCTGGCCAGCATTTCTTGGCTATCAACGCTGACAACGCCGCTTTTTCGCGTTTTCGACCATGCCTTCAGCGGGCGAGACCTGATCATGCTGATAGGCGGTGTGTTCTTGCTGTTTAAAGCCACGATGGAGCTTAACGAACAGTTGGAAGGAAAAGATCACGAAGATACCTCGACACAAAAAGGCGCCAAGTTCTGGGCTGTCGTCACGCAAATCGTCGTTCTAGACGCCGTATTCTCCCTAGACTCGGTGATTACTGCCGTAGGTATGGTTGATCACCTAGCGGTAATGATGATTGCAGTGTGTATCGCCATGGGCCTGATGCTGATGGCCAGTAAGCCGCTAACGCGCTTTGTCAACGCACACCCAACCATCGTTATTCTGTGCCTCAGCTTCCTGCTGATGATTGGCTTTAGTCTGGTGGCGGACGGCCTCGGTTTCCATATTCCGAAAGGCTATCTGTACGCGGCCATTGGCTTCTCTATTTTGATTGAAGTCTTTAACCAGCTTTCTATAGCCAACCGCCGCAAGTATCTCTCCTCCAGCAGGCCTCTGCGCCAGCGCACGGCTGAAGCAGTGCTGCGCATGCTGAGCGGTAAACACGAAGATGCTGAACTGGACAGCCACTCTGCTGGCCTTATCTCTGACAGCCATAAAGGCGACAGCGATGAAATCTTCAACCGCCAAGAACGTCATATGATAGAGCGGGTGCTGGGCCTCGCACAGCGTTCAGTCGGTAGCATCATGACCTCTCGCCACGATATTGAAGATCTGGACCTAAGCGAGCCTGAGGAAGTGATTCGCCAAACGCTTCACCGCAACCAACACACGCGTCTGGTAGTCACTGAAGACGGCGCAGCGGACGAGCCGCTGGGCGTGATTCACGTTAATGACCTGCTCAAGCAGCAGCTGTCTCAGCCTAGCCTAGACATTCGCTCGCTGATTAAGCAGCCGCTGATATTCCCAGAAACCGTGTCGCTTCTAATGGCGCTTGAGCAGTTTCGTCAGGCACAAACGCACTTTGCCTTCGTCGTCGATGAGTTTGGCTCTGTGGAAGGTATTGTGACCCTGACTGACGTGATGGAAACCATCGCCGGAAACCTGCCGGTCGACGGCGAAAACCTCGACGCTCGTCACGACATCCAGCACGAAGCCGACGGCAGCTGGATTGCCAATGGCTATATGCCGCTGGAAGATCTGGCCATCTATATTCCTATAGACGTTGAAGAAAAGCGCGACTATCACACTATCGCCGGCCTGCTGATGGAACACGCTCAGCGCATTCCGGAAGTCGGAGAACAGATTAAGATTGGTGACTGGATCTACGAGCCGCTGGAAGTCAGCAGCCACCGCATTCAGAAAGTGCGCATCACCTCACTGATACCGCCCGAGCAGGATGAAGAGTAG
- the gndA gene encoding NADP-dependent phosphogluconate dehydrogenase, which translates to MSKQQIGVVGMAVMGRNLAWNIESRGYSVSIFNRSADKTDEVIAESPGKKLVPCYTVEEFVNSLEKPRRILLMVKAGEATDKTIDSLKPYLDKGDILIDGGNTYYKDTIRRNRELSAEGFNFIGTGVSGGEEGALKGPSIMPGGQKEAYELVAPILEKIAARANGEPCITYIGADGAGHYVKMVHNGIEYGDMQLIAEAYSLLKQAVGLTNDELAETFAEWNKGELDSYLIEITADIFRKKDESGQYLVDVILDEAAQKGTGKWTSQSSLDLGVPLSLITESVFARFLSALKNERVAASKVLSGPAPVAFTGNKAEFIEKVRRALYLGKIVSYAQGFAQLKSASDEYQWDLNYGEIAKIFRAGCIIRAQFLQKITDAYAENGDIANLLLASYFKKTADEYQQALRDVVAYAVLHGIPTPTLSAAIAYYDSYRAAVLPANLIQAQRDYFGAHTYRRTDKEGVFHTEWME; encoded by the coding sequence ATGTCTAAGCAGCAAATTGGTGTCGTCGGCATGGCGGTTATGGGCCGTAATCTGGCGTGGAATATCGAAAGCCGCGGCTATTCCGTTTCTATTTTCAACCGCTCAGCGGATAAGACCGACGAAGTCATTGCTGAAAGCCCGGGGAAAAAGCTGGTTCCCTGTTATACCGTAGAAGAGTTTGTTAACTCACTGGAAAAACCGCGCCGCATTCTGCTTATGGTGAAAGCGGGCGAGGCGACCGATAAGACCATCGACTCCCTTAAGCCTTATCTCGACAAGGGCGATATTCTTATCGACGGCGGTAACACCTACTATAAAGACACCATTCGCCGCAACAGAGAGCTGTCTGCTGAAGGCTTCAACTTTATCGGTACTGGCGTGTCCGGCGGTGAAGAGGGAGCGCTGAAGGGGCCTTCAATTATGCCCGGTGGGCAAAAAGAAGCCTATGAGCTGGTGGCTCCGATCCTAGAGAAAATTGCTGCCCGTGCTAACGGCGAGCCGTGCATTACCTACATCGGCGCTGATGGTGCTGGTCACTATGTGAAGATGGTGCATAACGGCATTGAATACGGTGATATGCAGCTGATTGCTGAAGCCTACTCACTGCTCAAGCAGGCTGTTGGCCTGACAAATGACGAGCTGGCAGAAACGTTTGCCGAATGGAACAAGGGCGAGCTGGACAGCTACCTTATCGAAATTACCGCAGACATCTTCCGCAAGAAAGACGAGAGCGGCCAGTATCTGGTAGACGTGATTCTGGATGAAGCTGCACAGAAGGGAACCGGAAAATGGACGAGCCAGAGCTCTCTTGACCTCGGCGTTCCTCTCTCTTTGATCACCGAGTCTGTGTTTGCTCGCTTCCTGTCAGCGCTGAAAAACGAGCGCGTGGCGGCATCGAAAGTATTGAGCGGCCCGGCTCCGGTAGCCTTTACGGGTAACAAAGCCGAGTTTATTGAAAAGGTGCGCCGCGCGCTGTATTTAGGCAAGATCGTTTCTTACGCGCAGGGCTTTGCACAGCTTAAGTCCGCTTCTGACGAATATCAGTGGGATCTGAACTACGGTGAAATCGCCAAGATTTTCCGCGCGGGCTGCATCATTCGCGCTCAGTTCCTGCAAAAGATCACTGACGCCTATGCTGAAAACGGCGATATTGCTAACCTGCTTTTAGCCAGCTACTTCAAGAAAACGGCAGATGAATACCAGCAGGCGCTGCGCGACGTCGTGGCTTATGCGGTTCTGCACGGTATTCCTACGCCAACGCTGTCTGCGGCAATTGCCTATTACGACAGCTACCGTGCTGCAGTGCTG